The following are encoded together in the Xanthomonas vesicatoria ATCC 35937 genome:
- a CDS encoding proline racemase family protein → MHTIDVIDSHTAGEPTRVVLAGFPDLGDGDLAQCRERFRQDFDHWRSAIACEPRGSDTMVGALLLPARDPTACTGVIFFNNVGYLGMCGHGTIGVVRTLAELGRIGPGQHRIETPVGTVGVALADDGTVSVDNVESYRAAAGVEVDVPGHGRVRGDVAWGGNWFFITEQAPCALDLAHQRELTAYTEAIRLALEAAGITGEAGGEIDHIEVNGAAPDGSGVARNFVLCPGLAYDRSPCGTGTSAKLACLAADGKLGEGERWVQQGILGSAFEGSYRLSGRGIAPRISGHAYITARSQLIIDPADPFAWGIVA, encoded by the coding sequence ATGCACACCATCGACGTCATCGACTCCCATACGGCCGGCGAACCCACCCGCGTGGTCCTGGCCGGCTTCCCCGATCTGGGCGATGGCGACCTGGCGCAGTGCCGCGAGCGCTTCCGCCAGGACTTCGACCACTGGCGCAGCGCAATCGCCTGCGAGCCGCGCGGCTCGGACACCATGGTGGGCGCGCTGCTGCTGCCGGCGCGCGACCCCACCGCCTGCACCGGGGTGATCTTCTTCAATAACGTGGGATATCTGGGCATGTGCGGCCACGGCACCATCGGGGTGGTGCGCACCCTGGCCGAGCTGGGGCGCATCGGGCCGGGCCAGCATCGCATCGAAACCCCGGTCGGCACCGTGGGCGTAGCGCTGGCCGACGACGGCACGGTGTCGGTGGACAACGTCGAGAGCTACCGCGCGGCTGCCGGGGTGGAAGTGGACGTGCCGGGCCATGGCCGGGTACGCGGCGATGTGGCCTGGGGCGGCAACTGGTTCTTCATTACCGAGCAGGCGCCGTGCGCGCTCGATCTGGCGCACCAGCGCGAGCTCACCGCCTACACCGAAGCGATCCGGCTGGCGCTGGAAGCGGCCGGGATCACGGGTGAGGCGGGTGGTGAAATCGACCACATTGAAGTCAATGGCGCCGCCCCCGACGGCAGCGGCGTGGCACGCAACTTCGTGCTGTGCCCCGGGCTGGCTTACGACCGCTCGCCCTGCGGCACCGGCACCAGCGCCAAGCTGGCCTGCCTGGCCGCAGACGGCAAACTGGGCGAGGGCGAGCGCTGGGTGCAGCAAGGCATTCTGGGCAGTGCGTTCGAGGGCAGTTATCGCCTGAGCGGGCGCGGCATTGCACCGCGCATCAGCGGGCATGCGTACATCACTGCGCGCTCGCAGCTGATCATCGATCCGGCCGATCCGTTCGCCTGGGGCATCGTGGCCTGA
- a CDS encoding AraC family transcriptional regulator, with translation MTLMDLNLPALEMQTLFDALPDVVFFIKDSEGRYSHCNLTLVRRLGRKLRSEIIGRSPLEVFPLPLGGSYMMQDRRVLQGELIDNQLEVHLYPNRLPGWCLTFKRPLCEANEVIGVVGISRDLGQPDSRHSAYERLSQVMDHMQSNFGDNLRVQALADLAGLSVAQLERHFRRVFQVTPQQLLTKLRIESAMRLLYGDDSIASIGQRCGFADQSAFARQFKATVGMTPRDYRALKGQL, from the coding sequence ATGACCCTGATGGATCTCAACCTTCCCGCGCTGGAAATGCAGACGCTGTTCGATGCACTGCCGGACGTGGTGTTCTTCATCAAGGACAGCGAGGGCCGCTACAGCCATTGCAATCTCACCCTGGTGCGCCGGCTCGGGCGCAAGCTGCGCAGCGAGATCATTGGCCGGTCGCCGCTGGAAGTGTTCCCGTTACCGCTGGGCGGCAGCTACATGATGCAGGACCGCCGCGTCCTGCAGGGCGAGCTCATCGACAACCAGCTCGAAGTACATCTGTATCCCAACCGCTTGCCCGGCTGGTGCCTGACCTTCAAACGCCCGCTATGCGAGGCGAACGAGGTGATTGGCGTGGTGGGTATTTCGCGCGACCTGGGCCAGCCAGATAGCCGGCATTCGGCGTATGAACGCCTGAGCCAGGTGATGGACCACATGCAGTCCAACTTCGGCGACAACCTGCGTGTGCAGGCGCTGGCCGATCTGGCCGGGCTCTCGGTCGCGCAGCTGGAGCGACACTTCCGTCGCGTGTTCCAGGTTACCCCGCAGCAACTGCTGACCAAGCTGCGCATCGAATCGGCCATGCGCCTGCTGTACGGCGACGACAGCATCGCCAGCATCGGACAACGCTGCGGGTTTGCCGACCAGAGCGCATTCGCCCGCCAGTTCAAGGCCACCGTCGGCATGACCCCGCGCGATTACCGTGCGCTCAAGGGTCAGTTGTAG
- the ftsY gene encoding signal recognition particle-docking protein FtsY has translation MASFFRRNKPTAPDSSRTSRYSLEELAAAFPTAPSAATPASPIEAMPPAQSGTVPAAAPPVTPAPAAETTTQTAPATPADALARDIAARTGQAQSIAAVPTAPAAPTPPAPSALQALPDPAPAATPTAPTPVVVVAPVVVQPQHAPMPPVAAPAQPATSTMPPPSVSPPVVAAPVTAPPVAAPPVVVPPAAPPAVSTPPATAPAASAAPIVTAPVIVSSPAPATQDSDSIVGQHDALPAAAAGKPGWRERLRNSTFARSFGGLFSRNPKLDDDLLDEIETALITADVGIGATTALIEGLRKRMKSREFVDAQAMFKALRADLIALLQPVSKPLVIDRSVKPFVVLTVGVNGVGKTTTIGKLAKRFKDDGNSLMLAAGDTFRAAAVAQLQAWGDRNGVAVIAQGQNADAASVAFDALQAAKARGTDILIADTAGRLHTQTGLMNELGKIRRVLGKIDAAAPHEVLMVIDGTTGQNAISQLRQFHAAVGVTGLVVTKLDGTAKGGVVFALAREFNIPIRFAGIGERPEDLRVFDPVAFVDALLPDALGS, from the coding sequence ATGGCCAGCTTTTTCCGCCGCAACAAGCCCACCGCGCCCGACAGCTCGCGCACCTCGCGCTACAGCCTGGAAGAACTGGCAGCCGCATTCCCTACCGCACCATCGGCTGCCACGCCCGCATCTCCGATCGAGGCCATGCCGCCTGCGCAGTCCGGCACAGTGCCTGCCGCGGCGCCGCCTGTAACGCCTGCCCCCGCGGCAGAAACCACCACGCAAACCGCACCAGCGACACCGGCCGATGCGCTTGCACGCGACATCGCTGCCCGCACCGGCCAGGCGCAGAGCATCGCCGCGGTGCCGACTGCGCCCGCCGCACCCACGCCTCCCGCGCCGTCTGCGCTACAGGCATTGCCGGACCCGGCACCGGCTGCCACGCCCACCGCGCCGACGCCAGTCGTGGTGGTGGCGCCGGTCGTTGTGCAGCCCCAGCACGCGCCGATGCCGCCTGTTGCTGCCCCGGCGCAACCTGCGACCTCAACGATGCCGCCGCCGTCGGTCTCGCCACCGGTCGTTGCGGCTCCCGTTACCGCCCCGCCGGTCGCGGCACCGCCCGTGGTGGTGCCGCCTGCCGCTCCCCCGGCCGTGTCCACTCCGCCGGCAACCGCTCCTGCCGCGAGCGCAGCACCGATCGTGACCGCGCCGGTCATCGTCAGCAGCCCGGCGCCGGCGACGCAAGACAGCGACAGCATCGTCGGCCAGCACGACGCGCTGCCTGCCGCGGCGGCTGGCAAGCCGGGCTGGCGCGAGCGGCTGCGCAACAGCACCTTCGCACGCAGCTTCGGCGGCCTGTTTTCGCGCAACCCCAAGCTCGACGACGATCTGCTCGACGAAATCGAAACCGCATTGATCACCGCCGACGTTGGAATCGGCGCCACCACCGCGCTGATCGAAGGCCTGCGCAAGCGCATGAAGTCGCGCGAATTCGTCGACGCACAGGCCATGTTCAAGGCCCTGCGCGCCGATCTCATCGCGTTGCTGCAGCCGGTGTCCAAACCGCTGGTCATCGACCGCTCGGTCAAACCGTTCGTGGTGCTCACCGTCGGCGTCAACGGCGTCGGCAAGACCACCACCATCGGCAAGCTGGCCAAGCGCTTCAAGGACGACGGCAACAGCCTGATGCTGGCCGCCGGCGACACCTTCCGCGCCGCCGCGGTGGCCCAGCTGCAGGCCTGGGGCGACCGCAACGGCGTGGCAGTGATCGCGCAGGGGCAGAATGCCGATGCCGCCTCGGTGGCGTTCGACGCCCTGCAGGCCGCCAAGGCGCGCGGCACCGATATCTTGATCGCCGACACCGCCGGCCGCCTGCACACGCAGACCGGCCTGATGAACGAGCTGGGCAAGATCCGTCGCGTGCTCGGCAAGATCGACGCCGCCGCGCCGCACGAAGTGCTGATGGTGATCGACGGCACCACCGGCCAGAACGCCATCTCGCAGTTGCGTCAGTTCCATGCGGCAGTCGGCGTCACTGGCCTGGTCGTGACCAAGCTCGATGGCACCGCCAAGGGCGGTGTGGTGTTCGCGCTGGCGCGCGAGTTCAATATTCCGATCCGGTTTGCCGGCATCGGCGAACGCCCGGAAGATCTGCGCGTATTCGACCCGGTCGCCTTCGTCGACGCCTTGCTGCCGGACGCATTGGGCAGTTGA